The proteins below come from a single Necator americanus strain Aroian chromosome V, whole genome shotgun sequence genomic window:
- a CDS encoding hypothetical protein (NECATOR_CHRV.G19635.T1) — protein MELGDGYKLIYHGISNRNDIGVILNETFRNSVTAVDRQSANGCKGRCRKSGIASRLFMGKGSCSEEEKACFLEVLEQYIQSQKGKKVLPIGGDFNGHVGSRKKRFGSYNGEYGYGARNDGGCQSWSMLLQVTWSLLIRTIGKENRI, from the coding sequence atggaattaggcgatggctacaagctcatctaccacggcaTATCAAATCGCAATGACATTGGTGTCATATTGAACGAGACGTTTAGGAacagcgtcacagcggtggatcgacaATCCGCTAATGGCTGTAAAGGTAGATGCAggaaaagtggaattgcgagtcgtctcttCATGGGCAAGGGgagctgtagtgaagaagagaaggcgtgctttttAGAAGTTCTGGAGCAGTATATCCAATCCCAGAAAGGCAAAAAAGTACTAccaatcggaggagacttcaatggacatgtcggttctcggaaaaAGAGGTTCGGGAGTTACAACGGAGAATACGGCTATGGAGCACGTAACGACGGCGGCTGCCAGTcttggagtatgctgttgcaggTGACTTGGTCATTGCTAATACGCACTATCgggaaagaaaatcgcatttga
- a CDS encoding hypothetical protein (NECATOR_CHRV.G19633.T1), protein MDEMESSNMRIVRQESPCSTEVEDLQDGCASCCPLRMRVLADKESLGKSVPMEMRMLRWTMGVTLKDKVSNDTVRSIFSFVPTTKNMKEARQRWLGHVLRQEEIPVAKTALKLDVLGMRPRRRPRIRWLDCVKLDMIDARLCTAAMDRTKWKTRSRKADPATTRDKR, encoded by the coding sequence atggatgaaatggaaagtaGCAACATGCGTattgtgcgacaagaaagtccctgttcgactgaagtcgaagatctacaggatggctgtgcgtcctgttgccctttacggatgcgagtgctggctgACAaggaaagccttggaaagagtgttcctatggagatgcggatgttgaggtggacgatgggtgtaacgctaaaagacaaAGTATCTAACGACACTGTACGCTCCATCTTCAGCTTCGTCCCGACAACTAAAAatatgaaggaggcgcgacagAGATGGcttggtcacgtcttgcggcaaGAAGAAATtcctgttgccaaaaccgctctgaagctcgacgttttaGGCATGAGGCCGCGCAGGAGACCAAGGATTCGCTGGTTGGActgtgtgaagctggatatgatagatgcgcgtCTGTGTACGgctgcaatggatagaaccaaatggaagacaagaagcagaaaggcggaccctgcaacaacgcgggacaaacggtaa